DNA sequence from the Flavobacteriales bacterium genome:
TAAGAGATTTCCCATTTGATATTAACTTTAGAGTAAAATCATATACTCTTAGAATCAAAGAGGGAGAATATATCAAAGAGGTTTCGGTAAAAGGAGATTTATTCACTCCAGCTATCAAAGAAAAACTTAGAAGAGTAAAACCAGGATCAGATGTTTCATTTGTAAGAATTCGTGCAAAAGCGAAAGCATACCCAAGTATTCCTACAAAAGTATGTCCTCCAGTAGTATTAACAGTTAACTAATCAAAGGATGAAAAGATTATTAACCATATTAACCCTAGGTTTGGCAATGCTAAATGCAGATGCTCAAACAACAAAGAAATCAAAGTTTAGTAATAAAATAGGGGCAGATAATCAACACGGAACTTTTATTTTAAGAGATTTCGACTATGACAGTCGTACACTTCCTTATGTAGCTGTTGCTGAGGAAGACGTATGGTGGCATAAACAATATGTTTCTTCAATTAATTTGAAGTTACCAACAAATCAACCCTTGTTTTATCCTGTGGAGCCTACCGCATATCGTAAAAACCTTTTCTCGGTTTTGATGGGAGCTGTAGAGAGTGGAAAAGTACAAGCTTATGATGATGCTTTATTCGAAATCAAAATGCCACTGGCAAAGATTAAAGAAAAAATGGAGCGTGTTGAAACTATCGAAGATGAAGATTTTGATACAGGTGAAGTGGTGATTCGTAAACAAACGATTCGTGTACTTCCTAATCAAATTATCGAAATCTTGATTAGAGAAGAGCGTTTCTTCGACAAAAAACGTTCGGTAATGGATTCACGTATTCTTGGAATCTGTCCAGTTGCTTTGGTAGAGAATCCAGAGACTGCATCTTATGATAAAACACAATTGTTTTGGTTGTATTATCCAGAAGTACGTCAGTTATTGGCTAACTCAAATGTATGGAATCCATATAACAACTTTGAGCGTATGACAATGGATGAGTTCTTCCATAAAAGAATGTTTTCTTCAGTAATCCAGTATGAGTCTAATATGCAAAATAGATATATCTACGATTACAACAAGAAGAAAGTTGATCAACTTCTTGAAGCAGAAAGAATCAAAAATGAAATTAGAAACTTCGAACATGACCTTTGGAGTTACTAGTAGAACAAAAGAGTTCATATTAAAAAAAACCATTCCTAATTTTAGGAATGGTTTTTTGTTTTGGATTAAACCGATTTTTATGAAATTATACCATTTTTGGTGTTAATTTACCCATAGGTATAATGCCGATACATTGCTAAAAGCCAGTTATGAATGCAGTGAAATAAGTGGGTAATGTTAGCAAGTAATCGGTATTAGTAGTTATTCTACAACAAAACACCTCGAAAAATAAACTAAACCTATGGGGAAAATTAATATCGTAAACGGCATGAGTTAATAATCGTAAGCATTAACTAGTCTATTTCTATATTGACCTTTATGTCATTTTTTTGTATATCTACATGGTTATTTCTTTCCAAGATTTCGGAAGGAAATATTCCGAAACGTTCTTTAAATACTTTTGAGAAATAGGGCGAGGATTTAATTCCAATCTGTTGTTGGATTTCATAAATTTTCGCGTGAGGGTATTGCCTTAATAGACTTTCAGCTCTTAAGAGTTTTACCTCAAGAATGAGTTTATTGGGAGTAAAACCAGTAAGTTTTTTTACAATTCTTCTTAATTGACTCTCACTATAAAAAACCGATTCTGCTAATTGTTTGACACCGTATTCTTCAGACGAAATATTTTTTTCAATATCCTTGATCATCCTCTTGACGATATTCATTGGATCCTGTGCTTTAAGCTCAATATGTTGTTTTTCTGAGAGTACATTATTTTGCGTAGGTATAATCTCTTGATCGATATATTGTAATTTTGAATGATAGTTTTCGATTATATTTCGAACTCGAACTCTAAGTTCATTGATTTCAAATGGTTTTTGAATATAATCGATCACGCCAATTCTTAATGCTTCTATTTTATTATTAACAATAGATTTTGCCGTTACAAAGACTACAGGAATTGTTAGTTTGTTTTTATTCATGGCTTCTTTTAAGTCAAAACCATCCATATTGGGCATCATAACATCTGAAATCACACAATCCACTTTATTCTTTTCTAAAAAATCTAATGCAGCCAAAGCACCAAATGAAAAAACACAGTTATAATCAAAGAAAATCTCTTGGTAAAAAGCGTGTATAAATTCGTTGTCATCAACGATTAATAGTGTAGATTTATTCTCTTTGAAGGTAATTTGTTGAATGAGCTTTTGGGTCTCATAGAAAGTATAAGAGCTTTTTTCTGATAGTTCTTCTCCAAATTTTGTTGGAAAACGAAAAGAAAAGCAAGTTGAAATGTTCGGTTCACTTGTCACATTTACTTTTCCAGATATAGCATCAGAGATGTGTTTTACAATAGCTAAACCGATGCCTTGCCCTACTTTACTATTACTTGCTTGAAAAAATCTATCAAATACTTTATTTACCTCATTGGCAGGAATTCCTTGTCCAGAATCTGTAATTTGAAAATAAAACTCCCCTTCATTTACCCAGCATTCTATTTCAACAAGACTTTTCTCTGGACTATACTTCAGTGCGTTGGATATTAAATTATTAATGATGATTTGTATTTTTTCATCATCTAGTTGCACCCAAGTATTCAAATCAAAATTATGTTTCCATTTTAGACATACACTCTTGCTACGGAAACCAATTAGGTTTTCTGTTAATATCTTTTTCATAAAAAAGAGTATAGGAACTCTTTCAGAATTATCTTTTCTTATAAGAGCATGATTGTTCATGTAGGTCATCCCTTTTATTTCACGCTTGAGTTTTTTGATATTCACTCTAGCGAGTTCTAAAAGTTCTTTCTTCTTTTCTTTATCTTTTGTTTCATTAATTAATTCTAAAACACCAGAGACCATAGTAACAGGTGTTTTTATTTCATGAGAAATATTTTCCAAGAACAATGAGCGTTCTTCATTAATAGTCTTTTCCCGATCATAATATTTTGTTAATAAACTCAGTTTTTGATTCTTAAATTTTAGTTTTATATATACATATATTGCTAGTAGAGTGAAGATTATCAAAGATACTCCGATAATTAAATCTCGCTGTTTGGCATTTTTTTGCGCTTCAAAAGATTCAGCCAAAATTTTCAGTTCTAAGTCTTTTGCTTTTAATTCTCGATCCATTTTTACCGCTAAGGAGTCTTGTTTACTCCACTCATGATTAATGATATCATTCATATACTTTTCTAAATAAGTAATAGACTGATGAGGCTGCTTTTTTTTGTAGACAAAATAACCCAACATATTAATATTGACTTCATTGTTTACTTTATAACCTGAAGCTTTATAGCGTTTTTCAAATAGTTGAAAAACATTTTCAGCCTTTTTATCCTGTCCCGAAAAAACCAAAGACTGCAAAAGGTAGGGATAGTAAATCCTTTTATGTCTTTTGTCTTTTTCTGGTTCTTGCAAGAGGCTTTCGATATAAATAATAAGTTCAGGATCCGAGATTCCTTTTATGCCCGTGAGATAGATTATTTTCCATAAATACAAATCGTATTTCAAATAATTATCACCAATACTCATCGTTACTTCAAGTGCTCGATCCAAAAAATATAATCCTTTGTCCAAATCTGTTGAAGAAACGCCTTTGATCCAATAATAGTCTTTTAACTGAAAGAGTGATAAACTGGTTTCATTTACCTCAAATATTTTATCGGCCTCTGCAATATATTCCGCGATCTTTTCTGTATCTGCAGTAACGATATAATGATACATTCCCAAGGCATTATAAATATCAAAACGTAGACTAGGTTCTTTTATTTTTTTAAGTAAATTCTGCAGATTAGAATAATATTGCGGAGCTCTTTCTTGTTCATTTATATAAGAACGAATCATTGCAGCGTTAAACTGTATTTGATAATAATGATGTTGTTGCTTATTGGCAATTCCTAAGCCTTTAACAGCGCTTGCTCTAGAGGCAGTTGTGTATTTTTGATATATATGATCGTACCAATACTGATAGAAATACAACTCCATTTTTTCTTTATCACTTAAAGAATATTCACTTAAATTTTTAAGAACAACAGATACGGTATCGGGATATTTATAGATATTTTGTTTACAAAAACTAAGTTGATGGCGAATACTGTTCTGTTTTTTCTGCCCGTAGCTCAGTGGAGAGAGTAAAAGAGCCAACAGAAGAAAAAATGTTTTTTTAACGTTCATAATGCGTTTATTATCAATTGCGAATTTACGACCATGAGAATAGCTAAAAGGTTCCTATGAATCTTTAAATTCCTCCTTATTATTTGATTCTTGAATGGTGTGTTACAAATGTATATGTTTATATTGTTGAAATAACATTTATAATTTCATTTTGTTATCGATAATCAGTCATTATATAACTTAATACGATCTTTTATTATTAAATACTATTATCTATTTAAGGTTAATATTTTGTTAGTGAGTTTTTTGCATTAATATTTCTATATGACGGGTGTTTTTATATTTATTGATCATTATAATCAAATTTTTATATAACTCCAGAGTTGATCATTATAGTAGAACAATTATAGTTGTTAATTTACTCTGTATTATATATAAGTAAGGGAACGGCATCATGAAAGTGTAAATAGTAGAAAACAATACCGAAAACTCCATTCTTTATTTCAAAACGTGCAAAAGAGTAATAATGGGAATTTCTTAATCAAATCTCATTGTATCATTGCCTCATATTATTAACATCAAACCTCAAATTTGTTATGCTACTCAATCGCACTTTACTAGTTGTTTTTGTACTATTAGGAATGTCTAGTAATCTATTTTCTCAGGTGGGCATAGGGACAAATAGTCCACACGCTTCTTCTGTTTTAGAAGTATCTTCTTCTAACAAAGGTTTTTTACCACCCAGACTAACCGAAGCAGAAAGACAGGCTATTACTGATCCTGCAACTGGATTACTTATTTACAACAAAAATATCAATTGTTTAGAGGTCTTTACAGGATCCACAGGAAATAGTGATAGTGATTGGAAAAGTCTTTGCTCTTCTGGTGCAGGAACGCCAGGAACAGGAGGAGGAATTGTGACAGATTCACCAGATAGAGAAAATGGTAGTGTAAGTATTTCTACCCAGACTTGTTTTGATATTGCAGAATCTAATGATTTTGCAAATGGTTGTGGGTCCTTAAGTTCAAGAACAGCAAGCAAAGCAGATTTTGCCCAGCAAACCACTTACGAACAAACATTAACCATTTCAACAAATACAGCTGTGTCTAATTTAGTTTTGGCTGTTTATAACTCTAATGGAAATCCTATTACAGCTGTTTCTCAACCTGTTTTGACCAGTCTAGATGCAACAGGAGCAAACTCTTCTACAACGGCTACTATTACCTATAATCAAAACCTTAATACAGATGCCAATGGATTAAGCACTTCTGATGCTTATACAGCAACCATTTTTTTGACTTACGAAGAGAATGGAAAAACAAAGCGTTCTGAGTTAAACATTACAGTACAGGATTGTGAGTGTTCAAAAGATTTTGCTAGCGATCAAGCAAATTATACTTCTGTTTTTCTAAATAATAAAGGGGAAGTATTTACTGCTGGGAGAAATGTATCTACTTTAGCTGCAGGTAGAGATATTAGTACGAATGCTTATTTATCTGATTTTGAGAAAATTGACATAAGAGATGAGTTTAATAATAAAGTATTTATTAGCAATATAGCCACAGGAGCTAATCATTCTATAGCAGTATCCAATAAAGGGAAATTATATGGATTTGGAAGTAATGGAAGTTATAAACTCGGTCTAGGTGATTTAGCAAATTACCCTATAAAATTATGTGGAATTCCACTAAATGAAAGAGTTGTGGATATTTCTCTCGCACCCTATCACTCCTATGTTCTTACTCATAACAACAAAATATATAGAACTGGTGGAGTCGGTACATCATCTACAGGAGAAATGAGTAAAGGTGTAAATGTTGGAATCGGTATGTTTAAATATTTAGATTTAAGTGACACGGTCTATACTAATCAAAATGGAGGAGTTACTCCAATTCCAATTGATGTGGAAATAGCCGAAAGAAAGTCGTTTTTTATAGATTCTAATGGTAAACTTTGGACTACCGGAGAATATAGAAATGGTGCAACAGGTTTAGGATCAATATCAAGTTCTGGAGGTATTAATAATTTCAAAAAGATAATGACAGGTTTTCCAGTAAATTATCAAGTTGCTAAAATTGATGCTTCTCGTGCTTTGACCTTGGTAGTATTAACGGATGGAACAATTTATATATCTGGTGAGGTTGATAGAGGTATACAAAATCATAGTTCTTCTAATTCTTATGTATCTACTTTTGAACCCTTGATTATTGATGGTGATATGGTAGGGAATACTTCTGGAATAAAGCTAGTAAGAATTTTAGGTGGTGGAAATTCACATTCAGGAATAATGATTCTTACCAATGATAACAAACTATATGTAAGAGGATATTTTACAGGATATCAATCAGGATATGCAGCACAACAGTTAAATGATTTTAAAGAAGTTGATCTTTCTATATTAAGTGGACGAATTATAAAAACCATTAAAATAACAGCTAGAACAACTAGTCTTATTACAACAGATGGGAAAATATATACAGCTGGAAGAAATTTGTATTACAATCTACTTAATACAAATACAAATACCAATCTCTATAATTACACCTACAAAGAAGCTAATCTTCCCAATGCTTTGAACAACATATGGGTTAATTAACACGGTTTACTTTTTATATCAATGCCTATAATCCCTTAGCCTATTTTGAATAGGGTAGGGGATTTTTTTTGAGAAATAGTATTGTTTTTTTAAAACCTATAATACTGATTATGCTAAAAACACTAACCTTATACCGCTTACTCGTTCAATACTCACAAATTCACTTGATTCATAATTGATTTTTAACAAAATAGTGGTATTGCACCAATAAGCAAATCAACAACCATAGACAATACAATCTTCTTAAAAAGACTTACCTTTGCAATAATAAAATAGATTAGAAGACTCATTATGACAGGATTTGAAGAAAAATATATCAATCCTTTTACAGACTTTGGATTTAAGAAATTGTTTGGTGAAGAACCCAACAAGGATTTGTTGTTGGATTTTCTGAATGAACTTTTAAAAGAGAAAGAAGGAAATATAAAGTCCATAACGTATTTAAAAAATGAACATGTGGGACGTCTTGAATCTGATAGACGAGCTATTTTTGATATTTATTGTGAAAATGAAAAAGGGGAGAAATTTATTGTAGAGATTCAAAAGACAAAACAGAATTTCTTTAAGGATAGAACGGTCTATTATTCCACTTTTCCCATCCAAGAACAA
Encoded proteins:
- the gldN gene encoding gliding motility protein GldN; amino-acid sequence: MKRLLTILTLGLAMLNADAQTTKKSKFSNKIGADNQHGTFILRDFDYDSRTLPYVAVAEEDVWWHKQYVSSINLKLPTNQPLFYPVEPTAYRKNLFSVLMGAVESGKVQAYDDALFEIKMPLAKIKEKMERVETIEDEDFDTGEVVIRKQTIRVLPNQIIEILIREERFFDKKRSVMDSRILGICPVALVENPETASYDKTQLFWLYYPEVRQLLANSNVWNPYNNFERMTMDEFFHKRMFSSVIQYESNMQNRYIYDYNKKKVDQLLEAERIKNEIRNFEHDLWSY
- a CDS encoding response regulator; its protein translation is MNVKKTFFLLLALLLSPLSYGQKKQNSIRHQLSFCKQNIYKYPDTVSVVLKNLSEYSLSDKEKMELYFYQYWYDHIYQKYTTASRASAVKGLGIANKQQHHYYQIQFNAAMIRSYINEQERAPQYYSNLQNLLKKIKEPSLRFDIYNALGMYHYIVTADTEKIAEYIAEADKIFEVNETSLSLFQLKDYYWIKGVSSTDLDKGLYFLDRALEVTMSIGDNYLKYDLYLWKIIYLTGIKGISDPELIIYIESLLQEPEKDKRHKRIYYPYLLQSLVFSGQDKKAENVFQLFEKRYKASGYKVNNEVNINMLGYFVYKKKQPHQSITYLEKYMNDIINHEWSKQDSLAVKMDRELKAKDLELKILAESFEAQKNAKQRDLIIGVSLIIFTLLAIYVYIKLKFKNQKLSLLTKYYDREKTINEERSLFLENISHEIKTPVTMVSGVLELINETKDKEKKKELLELARVNIKKLKREIKGMTYMNNHALIRKDNSERVPILFFMKKILTENLIGFRSKSVCLKWKHNFDLNTWVQLDDEKIQIIINNLISNALKYSPEKSLVEIECWVNEGEFYFQITDSGQGIPANEVNKVFDRFFQASNSKVGQGIGLAIVKHISDAISGKVNVTSEPNISTCFSFRFPTKFGEELSEKSSYTFYETQKLIQQITFKENKSTLLIVDDNEFIHAFYQEIFFDYNCVFSFGALAALDFLEKNKVDCVISDVMMPNMDGFDLKEAMNKNKLTIPVVFVTAKSIVNNKIEALRIGVIDYIQKPFEINELRVRVRNIIENYHSKLQYIDQEIIPTQNNVLSEKQHIELKAQDPMNIVKRMIKDIEKNISSEEYGVKQLAESVFYSESQLRRIVKKLTGFTPNKLILEVKLLRAESLLRQYPHAKIYEIQQQIGIKSSPYFSKVFKERFGIFPSEILERNNHVDIQKNDIKVNIEID